One part of the Ornithodoros turicata isolate Travis chromosome 2, ASM3712646v1, whole genome shotgun sequence genome encodes these proteins:
- the LOC135384503 gene encoding uncharacterized protein LOC135384503, with protein MWQLDGIGIKDETTVQDDDRVLQQFFSTVSKQNGRYTVALPWKTSASDLPDNRDIAERRLRSLVKRLHKERKLEEYDRAIQKYMSDGIAEQVRGKKTGDRLYYMPHRAVVREGSTPTRVRVVFDASSHAAGCCSLNDCLETGPKINCDLLSTLLRFRLNNVALVADIEKAFLQVAVRGEDRDALRFLWFEQPPTSSDCLPPICEWRMTRVPFGTSASSFLLGATMLHHLRNVSGPEQEVAQMMADSFYVDDLLTGTDTAEEAKCIIKTATAIMRDACMPLKKWASNCSEIQDHVDSTKSGVSQHELIRDTEGDETARVLGLTWDTRLDTLNFNGPN; from the coding sequence ATGTGGCAACTTGACGGCATCGGCATAAAAGATGAAACCACCGTTCAAGATGACGACAGAGTGCTCCAACAGTTCTTCAGCACGGTATCGAAACAAAACGGCAGGTATACTGTTGcgctcccatggaaaacgtcTGCGTCCGACTTACCTGACAACCGTGACATTGCTGAACGTCGACTGAGGAGCTTAGTAAAACGACTGCACAAAGAGAGGAAACTTGAAGAATACGACCGTGCTATTCAGAAATACATGAGCGACGGTATTGCTGAACAAGTAAGAGGGAAAAAAACGGGTGACCGGTTGTACTACATGCCTCACCGTGCCGTAGTTCGGGAGGGATCAACACCAACAAGAGTGAGAGTTGTTTTTGATGCGTCTTCCCATGCAGCAGGGTGCTGTTCGTTAAATGACTGTCTCGAAACCGGACCGAAGATAAACTGTGACCTTCTATCGACGCTACTGCGCTTCCGCCTGAACAACGTGGCCTTAGTTGCCGATATTGAAAAGGCCTTTCTGCAAGTCGCCGTTAGAGGTGAAGACAGAGACGCTCTAAGGTTCCTTTGGTTTGAGCAGCCACCCACCTCAAGCGATTGTCTACCTCCTATTTGCGAATGGAGGATGACACGGGTGCCCTTTGGAACGTCGGCAAGTTCCTTTCTGCTAGGAGCTACGATGCTTCATCACCTCAGGAATGTCTCCGGACCTGAACAAGAAGTTGCGCAAATGATGGCAGACTCGTTCTACGTTGATGACCTGCTCACCGGCACCGATACAGCAGAAGAGGCAAAATGCATCATAAAGACCGCAACTGCCATAATGCGTGACGCTTGCATGCCGTTAAAGAAATGGGCATCAAACTGTAGTGAAATTCAAGATCACGTCGATAGCACGAAGTCGGGAGTTTCTCAACATGAACTGATTCGAGATACCGAAGGTGACGAGACAGCTAGAGTACTCGGACTAACTTGGGACACCAGACTGGATACACTGAATTTCAATGGACcgaactag